The genomic window ACGTCGGTCATCGGTAGCACCGTGAGCGCATCGAGCACTTCGGCGGGCACGTCATCCAGATCCGGCTCGTTGCGTGCCGGAATGAACACCGTGGACAATCCGGCGCGCTGAGCGGCCAGCAGCTTCTGCTTGACCCCGCCGATCGGCAGCACGCGACCGTTCAAGGTCACTTCGCCGGTCATGCCGACATCGGAGCGAACCTGACGTCCGGTGGCCATCGACACCAGAGCGGTCACCATGGTGACGCCGGCCGACGGCCCGTCCTTGGGCACCGCCCCGGCGGGCACGTGCACGTGGATGCGCCGATCCAACGACTTCGGGTCGACCCCCAACTGAGCGGCATATGACCGCACGTAGGACAGCGCGATCTGCGCCGACTCCTTCATCACGTCACCCAACTGGCCGGTCAACTGCAGACCGGCTTCGCCGTCGGTAGCCCCGGCCTCGATGAAGAGCACGTCCCCGCCCAAGCCGGTGACGGCCAGGCCGGTGGCAACGCCCGGCACCGCGGTGCGTTCCGCCGACTCCGGGGTGAAGCGGGGCCGGCCCAGGTAGCCGACCAGATCCGGCTCGTCGATGACAAGCGGACCCGCTGACCCATCCGATCCGGGCGCGAGCTTGGTGGTCACCTTGCGCATCGCTTTGGCCAGCAACCGTTCGAACTGCCGAACCCCCGGCTCGCGGGTGTAATCGGCGGCGATCTTGCGCAGGGCGGCGTCGGTGACCACGACCTCGTCGTCGCTCAGCGCCGCCCGCTCGCGCTGACGCGGCAGCAAGTAGTCGCGGGCGATGGCCACCTTGTCGTCTTCGGTGTAGCCGTCGATCTGCACCAATTCCATGCGGTCCATCAGTGCCGAAGGGATGTTCTCGATCACGTTGGCCGTCGCCAGGAACACCACATCGGACAGGTCCAGATCCAGGTCCAGATAGTGGTCACGGAAGGTGTGGTTCTGCGCGGGGTCGAGCACCTCGAGCAGCGCCGCGCTCGGGTCGCCCCGATAGTCCGAGCCGACTTTGTCGATCTCGTCCAGCAGCACCACCGGGTTCATCGAACCCGCTTCACCGATGGCCCGCACGATCCGGCCGGGCAACGCGCCGACGTAGGTGCGCCGGTGCCCGCGGATCTCGGCCTCGTCGCGCACACCGCCTAGGGCGACGCGCACGAACTTGCGGCCCAGCGCCCGGGCCACGCTCTCACCCAGCGATGTTTTGCCGACACCGGGTGGGCCGGCCAGCACCATCACCGCACCGGAACCGCGGCCACCGACCACCTGCAGTCCCCGCTGGGCGCGCCGAGTGCGCACCGCCAGATATTCGACGATGCGGTCCTTGACGTCGTCCAGCCCGTGGTGATCGGCATCCAGAATTGCCCGGGCGGCCTGCAAATCCGTGGCGTCGTCAGTGCGGACGTTCCAGGGCAGGTCCAGCACGGTGTCCAGCCAGGTGCGGATCCAGCCGCTTTCCGGGCTCTGGTCGCTGGCGCGTTCGAGCTTGCCGACCTCGCGCAGCGCGGCCTCGCGCACCTTCTCGGGCAGCTCGGCAGCTTCCACGCGGGCCCGGTAGTCGTCCGAACCGTCGGGTTCGCCCTCGCCGAGTTCTTTGCGGATGGCGGCCAGCTGTTGGCGCAGCAGGAATTCCTTCTGCGTCTTCTCCATGCCGTCGCGCACGTCTTCGGCGATTTTGTCGTTGACCTCGACCTCGGCGAGGTGTTCGCCGGTCCAGTCGATCAACACGCGCAGCCGCTCGGCGACGTCGACTGTCTCCAGGAGCTGGCGCTTCTGCACGTCGGTCAGATACGAGGCGTACCCGGACGTGTCCGCCAATGCCGACGGATCGGTCAGCTGGTTGACGTAGTCGATGATCTGCCACGCTTCGCGCCGTTGCAGCATGGCCAGCAGTAACTTCTTGTATTCGGCTGCCAGCGCTTTGACTTCGTCGGTCACCGGTGTTTCGGGAACATAGGTCACCTCGACCCACAGCGCGGCACCCGGTCCGGTGGCGCCCGCTCCGATGTGCGCGCGACGCTCGCCGCGGACGACGGCGGCAGTTCCTCCGCCGGCGATCCTGCCCACCTGCAGAATCTTGGCCACTACGCCGTGTGTGGGATAGCGGTCCTCGAGCCGGGGGGCGATGAGCAGCTGGCGTGACTCGCTGGACTGAGCGGCGTCGACCGCCGCCCGCGCCGCGTCGTCGAGGGCAATGGGCACCACCATTCCCGGCAAGACGATGGTGTCGGTAGCGAACAGCACCGGCAGTGATATGGCTTCAGGCATCAATCCTCCAAAAGTTAAGCCTGATGCGCTCAACCCGGGCCGGCCGCCTTTTGTTCCCCGTCTGTGGTGAGCTACGTCGCGCTGGACGCCTCGGCGAGCCGCATCGTCGCTGGGCACACCGGTGATCCCCGAGAAGCCCGGGTTAACGCAAAATGAACAACCTTTGAACGTAGAATGTCCACCAAGAGGCCGGGCGGCTTAGTCGCAGTAGCGGAAGGACCCGCAAATGTTCACCAAAGTGCTTGTCAGCGCTGCGATGACACTTTCTTTCTTCGCCGTTGGCGCGGCGCCGACGAACGCCGAACCCGAGCTTTCCGAGCCGCACACCAGCCCGTTCGGCAGTCTCACCTGCGATTGCCAAGGTGTTCCTCCGGCCAAGGGCCCGGGTGCGGCCGATTTGGACCGGGGCATTCTGACGGCCCTGTCCGGTCAGGTAGACCATCCGCGCGACAAGTGACTACCGTGCTGGCCCCAGCCGGCGCAGTTGCGTGACGTGTTTGGGTGACAGCTCCTCCAGGCAACTCACGCCGAGCAACTGCATGGTGCGGGTAATCCCGTTCGCCAGAATCTCGATCGCACGTCGGGCGCCGGCCTCACCGCCGGCCATCAATCCATACAGGTAGGCCCGCCCGATCAGGGTGCACCGCGCGCCGAGGGCGACCGCCGCGACGATGTCAGCCCCGGACATGATGCCAGTGTCCAGCAGAATCTCGGTGTCGTTACCCAGTTCCCGAGCAACCGAGGGCAACAGGTGGAAAGGCACTGGCGCTCGATCTAGTTGGCGGCCACCGTGATTGGACAACACGATGCCGTCCACGCCGTGGTCAACCACCGCGCGGGCATCGTCGAGCGTCTGGATCCCTTTGACGACCAGCTTTCCTGACCATTGCGCCTTGATCCAGGCGAGGTCGTCGAAGGTGACTCCGGGGTCGAACATGGAGTCGAGGTATTGCGCGACCGTCCCGGGCCAGCGATCCAGGGACGCGAACGCCAGCGGCTCGGTGGTCAGCAGATCGAACCACCAGCGTGGTCGCGGCAACGCGTCCAGGACGGTGCGCACGGTGAGCGCCGGCGGTATCGACATTCCGTTGCGAACATCTCGCCGCCGGACGCCGGCGACCGGAACGTCGACCGTCACCAGCAGGGTGTCGAACCCCGCATCGGCGGCCCGCCGCACCAAGGCCATGGACCGATCGTGGTCGCGCCACATGTACAGCTGAAACCACTTGCGGCCCTGTGGCGCCGCGGCGACCACGTCTTCAATCGAGCTGGTGGCCAACGTCGACAGCGAGAACGGGATGCCGGCCGCGGCTGCCGCTCGAGCGCCGGCGACCTCACCTTCGGTGTGCATCAAGCGGGTGAACCCGGTCGGCGCGATCCCGAACGGCAAAGCCACTGGGCCCCCGAGCACATCCCACCCCGCGCGTATGTTTCGCACGTCGCGCAGAATCGTCGGGTGAAACTCGATGTCCTCGAAGGCTTGTCGGGCGCGTTGGATGGAGACTTCGTCCTCGGCCCCGCCGTCGGTGTAGTCAAAGGCCGCCCTGGGGGTCCGGCGTCGGGCGATGCGGCGCAGGTCTGCGATGGTCAACGCGTTGTCGAGGCGACGCTGCGTTCGGTCAAGCCGGGGCTTCTGGAATCGGATCAACGGGGCCAGGTCGCGGACCCGCGGTACGCGTCGCTCGACCGCCATCTACATCCGTCTCCGTCCTGCTCGAGTCAAGCCCACGCGGACCCTGCCCCCAGTGTGCAACCGTGGTCCTATGGATTCGGCAAGCGACCCCTACAACCTCAAGCGTTTCGTCAACGCCCAGGCTCCGGTCTACCGCAGAGTTGTCGAGGAACTGCGCGCCGGGCAAAAGCGGAGCCACTGGATGTGGTACATCTTCCCCCAACTCCGCGGGTTGGGCAGCAGCCAGATCGCCAACCAGTACGGCATTTCCTCACTTGACGAGGCCCGGGCGTATCTGGAACACGACATCCTGGGTCCGCGGCTGCGCGAGTGCGCCCGGCTGGTCGTGCAGGTCGAAGGACGCTCCGCTCGAGACATCTTCGGTTCGCCCGACGACCTCAAGTTGTCCTCGTCGATGACGTTGTTCGCCCGCGCCACCGACGACAACGCGGATTTTGTGGCAGTACTGGCCAAGTACTACGGCGGGGGAGAGGATCAGCGCACGGTCGCCCGGCTCAAATAGGCCTCAGGCCGGACTGAGTATGCGCCAACCGTGTGGCTCGACGACCACCGCGTCGAGGGTTTCCGGCGGCGGCGCCGACGATCCGGCGACTACTTGGCCTTGGGGCGCACCCAGCTCCGTCAGCCGGATCCGCAGTGGCTTGTCGTCGATGTTGAGTGCTACCAGCAGCACGTCATCGCCGTCGCGGGTCTCATACACGTACTGGCGGTTGTCCAGCCGCAGCGCCTTGGTCTTGGCGTTGTGCAACCAGGGGTGCCGGCGGCGCAGCCCAATCAAGTATCGATGCAATTCCCAAATCTGAACGCCCGACGGGTCCAGCTGCGGTGGCGGAGCACCGAATTCGGGTCGCACCGCGTCGTCGCCGCCGTAGCGCTCCTCCTTGACGCCGCGAAAATTCAACTCGTCACCGGCGTACAGGCTGGGGACGCCACCGACGGTCAACAGCACAACCAAGGCATGGGCCACCTGGGCGGGATTTTCCAGCCGGCTTGCGATGCGGGTGACGTCGTGATTGCCGATGAAGGTCAGCGGCGCAAAGCTGTCGAGGAATTCGTTGTGCCGCTGCATCGCCCAGTCCAGCTCGTAGAAGTTGCCGTCGTTGAGGCTGCTCCATATTGCTTTCCAAAGCTCGTACTGGGTAGCCGAGTCGAATCGGGCCGCGGTGACCTCGGCCGCATAGTCGCCGTGAATCAATTCCGCGACGAACCACGCGTCGGGGTGCCGGTCGCGGACCCTGGGCAGCACTTCGGACCAGAATTGTTGCGGCACAGCATAAGCCGCATCCAGACGCCATCCATCGGCGCCTCGTTGCAACCAGTGCGCCATGACGTCGACAACGTAGTCCACCACGTCGGGATTGCGGTGGTTGAGAGTGACGAGTTCGGAGTGGCCTTCGAAGGTGTGAAACCGACCGGGGCGGCCACGGAACCAGCGCGCCGACGACTCGTCATGCGGTGCCTGCTGGTGGCGCGCAAAGTCCAGGCCGACGTGATTGAACACGCCGTCGAGCAACACGCGTAGGCCGCGCCGACGGGCTTCGGCCACAAGGTGATCGAAGTCGCCGTCGTCGCCGAGGCGAGGATCGATGCGATAGTGATCCGTCGTGTCGTAACCGTGGGTGCGGGAAGCGAAGATGGGACCCAGCGCGATGCCGGAAGCGCCCAGTTCGATGGCGTGGTCAAACCAGTCG from Mycobacterium kubicae includes these protein-coding regions:
- the lon gene encoding endopeptidase La — its product is MPEAISLPVLFATDTIVLPGMVVPIALDDAARAAVDAAQSSESRQLLIAPRLEDRYPTHGVVAKILQVGRIAGGGTAAVVRGERRAHIGAGATGPGAALWVEVTYVPETPVTDEVKALAAEYKKLLLAMLQRREAWQIIDYVNQLTDPSALADTSGYASYLTDVQKRQLLETVDVAERLRVLIDWTGEHLAEVEVNDKIAEDVRDGMEKTQKEFLLRQQLAAIRKELGEGEPDGSDDYRARVEAAELPEKVREAALREVGKLERASDQSPESGWIRTWLDTVLDLPWNVRTDDATDLQAARAILDADHHGLDDVKDRIVEYLAVRTRRAQRGLQVVGGRGSGAVMVLAGPPGVGKTSLGESVARALGRKFVRVALGGVRDEAEIRGHRRTYVGALPGRIVRAIGEAGSMNPVVLLDEIDKVGSDYRGDPSAALLEVLDPAQNHTFRDHYLDLDLDLSDVVFLATANVIENIPSALMDRMELVQIDGYTEDDKVAIARDYLLPRQRERAALSDDEVVVTDAALRKIAADYTREPGVRQFERLLAKAMRKVTTKLAPGSDGSAGPLVIDEPDLVGYLGRPRFTPESAERTAVPGVATGLAVTGLGGDVLFIEAGATDGEAGLQLTGQLGDVMKESAQIALSYVRSYAAQLGVDPKSLDRRIHVHVPAGAVPKDGPSAGVTMVTALVSMATGRQVRSDVGMTGEVTLNGRVLPIGGVKQKLLAAQRAGLSTVFIPARNEPDLDDVPAEVLDALTVLPMTDVAEIVTQALESAAPTATAAA
- a CDS encoding alpha-hydroxy acid oxidase — protein: MAVERRVPRVRDLAPLIRFQKPRLDRTQRRLDNALTIADLRRIARRRTPRAAFDYTDGGAEDEVSIQRARQAFEDIEFHPTILRDVRNIRAGWDVLGGPVALPFGIAPTGFTRLMHTEGEVAGARAAAAAGIPFSLSTLATSSIEDVVAAAPQGRKWFQLYMWRDHDRSMALVRRAADAGFDTLLVTVDVPVAGVRRRDVRNGMSIPPALTVRTVLDALPRPRWWFDLLTTEPLAFASLDRWPGTVAQYLDSMFDPGVTFDDLAWIKAQWSGKLVVKGIQTLDDARAVVDHGVDGIVLSNHGGRQLDRAPVPFHLLPSVARELGNDTEILLDTGIMSGADIVAAVALGARCTLIGRAYLYGLMAGGEAGARRAIEILANGITRTMQLLGVSCLEELSPKHVTQLRRLGPAR
- a CDS encoding DUF1810 domain-containing protein, producing MDSASDPYNLKRFVNAQAPVYRRVVEELRAGQKRSHWMWYIFPQLRGLGSSQIANQYGISSLDEARAYLEHDILGPRLRECARLVVQVEGRSARDIFGSPDDLKLSSSMTLFARATDDNADFVAVLAKYYGGGEDQRTVARLK
- a CDS encoding alpha-amylase family glycosyl hydrolase produces the protein MVSPSWVQHAIWWQIYPLGFVGAFPSETPPGPGEHRLRRIVDWFDHAIELGASGIALGPIFASRTHGYDTTDHYRIDPRLGDDGDFDHLVAEARRRGLRVLLDGVFNHVGLDFARHQQAPHDESSARWFRGRPGRFHTFEGHSELVTLNHRNPDVVDYVVDVMAHWLQRGADGWRLDAAYAVPQQFWSEVLPRVRDRHPDAWFVAELIHGDYAAEVTAARFDSATQYELWKAIWSSLNDGNFYELDWAMQRHNEFLDSFAPLTFIGNHDVTRIASRLENPAQVAHALVVLLTVGGVPSLYAGDELNFRGVKEERYGGDDAVRPEFGAPPPQLDPSGVQIWELHRYLIGLRRRHPWLHNAKTKALRLDNRQYVYETRDGDDVLLVALNIDDKPLRIRLTELGAPQGQVVAGSSAPPPETLDAVVVEPHGWRILSPA